In Nicotiana tabacum cultivar K326 chromosome 21, ASM71507v2, whole genome shotgun sequence, one DNA window encodes the following:
- the LOC107830319 gene encoding uncharacterized protein LOC107830319 codes for MATNFTDDSSNVSAAHTVSERTIMLIDSSHPYYLHPSDSPGMVLVNSPFDGKGYGGWRRGIVIALSSKNKLSFIEGTYSVPHASSTNFKQWNRCNDIVISWLLNSLSKDIAESVLYSKTANDIWREFEVRFGQCNGAQLYQLQKELSDLVQGTSDVAGYYTKVKRIWDKLDTLNTCVHCTCECNYGGKSRTFKSL; via the coding sequence atGGCAACAAATTTCACAGATGACTCCTCCAATGTTTCTGCAGCTCACACAGTTTCTGAACGCACTATTATGCTTATCGATTCCTCTCATCCCTATTATCTTCATCCATCTGACTCACCAGGCATGGTTCTTGTCAACTCACCTTTTGATGGAAAGGGATATGGAGGATGGCGTAGAGGCATAGTCATTGCACTCTCTTCCAAGAATAAACTTAGTTTTATCGAAGGAACTTATTCTGTACCTCATGCCTCTTCCACTAACTTCAAGCAGTGGAATCGTTGCAATGATATCGTTATATCATGGCTTTTGAACTCTTTGTCTAAGGACATAGCTGAAAGTGTCCTTTATTCTAAAACTGCAAATGACATTTGGAGAGAGTTTGAGGTCAGATTTGGACAATGCAATGGTGctcaactttaccagttacaaaAGGAGTTGAGTGATCTAGTGCAAGGCACCTCTGATGTGGCAGGATATTATACAAAGGTAAAAAGGATTTGGGATAAGTTAGATACCTTGAATACTTGTGTGCACTGCACCTGTGAGTGTAATTATGGAGGCAAGTCCAGAACTTTCAAATCCCTTTAA